A genome region from Scyliorhinus canicula chromosome 16, sScyCan1.1, whole genome shotgun sequence includes the following:
- the LOC119979752 gene encoding PR domain zinc finger protein 2-like isoform X3: MAQVGGVNPWRFARPRAKGFSFFSHVHRVYSWIYFFVLSRALIQRVLGVEYSAIAVSDLALHWVDLQLRAEGGQRPLWRLDVGLLADEEVCGRIRRSIQNYVTTNDTGGRKKARRQKFGSEEGFKQRETKAASNIVATLERENREGSEKDEPCAIPAHLPEQKVVVHRIVTQKALPQPKNPQMSLEAETMPEESSSIESLPRKKISVKSLKQKTKGDQNGMGDIEETHMFPCKNCERRFTTKQGLERHQHIHISTEGFTFKCRYCGKAFGTHINMRRHERRHEAGPKKKPTLKMHIAGQHQKDDFDKEAIDISVNSSTLLENPIALENYKKTESMATAPNLESSLVKSCESKIQHPCKLCKKTFGSYTNLRRHQRRIHERHLLAKGIRMRRKGSAEEQDLSSDQIRVSAGLHIASTETEDEEDEEDEETDDCQAFIMDVSSNISENLNFYIDGKIESNNTTSNCEVIEVDTACTNPYGLPSVLYPVTDESPQNLKITAQVPVTRTLLKETTDSDLKGPKRRRTTSPLPFPKTKTELGVEAVSPVVSSFCGLSLPSQITNSLSGHQEKNILSSKLKQLLQIQENNSPRSALFPDGSVGPSTSTTMGFSRFKRRTSSPPNSPQHSPALSSTGKDTDFIRLWGESLPGLKAPKIESQSSSPAWSLSSRDETLSPMSLEMCKITASKEYAPSRPPCAHQPLDLSSGIKLQPDVKMELEGPGVAILDLSLHKKLCSDNEVKEEMGAVGTPASCSSKKKKPTTSMLEKVLMNEYNGTDLTIVNKQDSECSPQPHLEVEAPPHPDTTPTLVTTPAPSPPPPILSVPSPLPESVTQVLQSVTPALSPVSINIKEEIKDDGYPDTDSEQEINSILPPTIEPESPQDKLIENSADDQESAENSPPSVQEEKPEVAFTKSFLCNVCEIPFLSIKDLTQHLLIHAEEWPFKCEFCVQLFKEASALSEHRSSLHGVGKIFVCSICKKEFAFLCNLQHHQRDLHPDQQCTHIELENGMLRPQNFTDPDKAISCPSQSLGESSALPPQEGEEDDDDSNDLTEELYTTIKVMASGIKPKGPDVRMGLNQRYPSFKPPPFQYHNRNSANAVSSAVNFTTHNIPQTFSTAIHCTKCGKSFDNMPSLHKHILACASASDKKRYTPKKNAIPLKKKVWKKNGAIAAEPVRQNTIRRMGQPKRLNFETETKPKVTMNKIKMNTLKSKKNKLVQKAISQKNRSSAKEKAILKSRSSESHNCPYCEKEFTYLGSLNKHVTYSCPKKPASPPAKGSSSHSPASSEKGGGQRRRTADTEIKLQSTPVLLGKRRGRMLGPLQAESVSSALRLQQRMRSVPPVKSKKPSTSPIVSRNTSPVRSAKVSTAEGKRLKSDPRQRSSGLNSPRLYLRMKNKKVVWQRKTNVMKQKRSERYMGKTKETRAGAVTRSGAPAVTDSNDSELEDDQENQGSSSEDLQEDKMATTGNSC; encoded by the exons ATGGCCCAGGTAGGGGGTGTGAACCCATGGAGATTCGCGCGGCCAAGGGCAAAggggttctcctttttctcccacgttcacagAGTGTACTCTTGGATTtacttttttgtgttgagcagggcgttaatccagAGGGTGCTGGgggtcgagtattcggccattgcggtctcagaccttgccctgcactgggtggacctgcaactGAGGGCGGAGGGAGGCCAGCGCCCCCTCTGGagactagatgtgggactgctagcggatgaagaggtgtgtgggcggataaggaggagcatccaAAACTATGTGACAACAAACGACACGGGAG GAAGGAAGAAAGCTCGACGACAGAAATTCGGAAGTGAGGAAGGATTCAAACAAAGAGAAACCAAAGCTGCTTCAAATATTGTAGCAAcactggagagagaaaacagagagg GTTCTGAGAAGGATGAACCTTGTGCCATACCAGCCCATTTGCCAGAACAGAAAGTAGTGGTACATCGAATAGTTACACAGAAGGCTCTGCCCCAGCCGAAGAATCCACAAATGTCTCTTGAGGCAGAAACAATGCCTGAAGAAAGCAGTTCTATTGAGAGTCTGCCCAGAAAGAAAATTTCTGTTAAATCCCTGAAGCAGAAAACAAAAGGAGATCAGAATGGAATGGGAGACATTGAAGAAACGCACATGTTTCCCTGTAAAAATTGTGAGCGCAGGTTTACCACAAAGCAGGGTCTGGAACGTCACCAGCACATCCACATATCCACAGAAGGATTCACTTTCAAATGCAGGTATTGTGGTAAAGCCTTTGGCACCCATATCAACATGAGGCGCCACGAACGACGCCATGAGGCTGGACCTAAGAAAAAGCCCACCTTGAAAATGCACATAGCTGGACAGCACCAAAAGGATGATTTTGATAAAGAAGCAATTGACATCAGTGTTAATTCTTCAACTCTACTAGAAAATCCTATAGCTCTAGAAAATTATAAGAAAACCGAATCCATGGCAACAGCCCCAAACCTAGAAAGTTCTCTCGTAAAGAGCTGCGAATCAAAAATCCAGCACCCATGCAAACTGTGCAAAAAAACCTTTGGTTCATACACAAACTTACGTCGGCACCAGCGCCGTATCCATGAACGTCACCTCTTGGCTAAGGGCATTAGAATGAGACGGAAGGGCTCTGCAGAGGAACAGGATCTATCTTCTGATCAAATCCGGGTTTCTGCTGGGCTTCACATTGCAAGCACAGAAACTGAAGATGAAGAGGATGAGGAGGACGAAGAGACTGATGACTGCCAAGCATTCATCATGGATGTTTCCAGTAACATCTCTGAAAACTTGAACTTCTATATTGATGGCAAAATTGAGTCAAACAACACCACCAGCAATTGTGAGGTGATTGAGGTTGACACTGCTTGCACAAATCCATATGGATTGCCTTCAGTGCTGTATCCAGTGACTGATGAATCTCCTCAGAACcttaaaattacagcacaagttCCAGTAACTCGCACCCTACTAAAGGAAACAACAGACAGTGATTTGAAAGGCCCTAAAAGGAGGCGAACCACCAGTCCTCTGCCATTTCCGAAGACGAAAACTGAGCTAGGTGTCGAAGCTGTATCACCAGTTGTCTCCTCATTTTGTGGTCTGTCTCTTCCTAGTCAGATCACTAACAGTTTAAGTGGACATCAGGAGAAAAATATCTTATCCTCAAAGCTTAAGCAGCTTCTACAAATACAGGAAAATAATTCACCCAGGTCAGCTTTATTTCCAGATGGCTCAGTTGGTCCTTCAACGTCAACAACAATGGGATTTAGCCGATTCAAGAGGAGAACCAGTTCACCACCGAATTCTCCACAGCATAGTCCCGCATTGAGCAGCACAGGAAAAGACACTGACTTCATACGTCTATGGGGTGAAAGTTTACCTGGACTAAAAGCACCAAAAATTGAAAGTCAGAGTAGTTCACCTGCCTGGAGTCTCTCCAGCCGAGATGAAACACTCAGCCCAATGAGCCTTGAAATGTGCAAAATAACAGCTTCCAAGGAATACGCACCAAGCCGGCCTCCATGTGCCCACCAGCCTCTGGACCTATCCAGTGGTATCAAACTACAACCTGATGTAAAAATGGAACTGGAAGGGCCTGGGGTAGCCATCTTAGACTTGAGTTTGCATAAGAAGTTGTGCAGTGACAATGAAGTCAAAGAGGAAATGGGGGCAGTTGGTACTCCAGCCTCATGCAGTAGTAAAAAGaaaaaacccacaacctctatgtTAGAGAAGGTACTTATGAATGAATACAATGGCACAGATCTAACGATAGTTAATAAACAAGATTCAGAATGCAGTCCCCAGCCACATCTAGAAGTGGAGGCACCACCTCATCCTGACACAACCCCAACTCTGGTAACAACCCCTgctccttctcccccacctcccatcctCTCTGTACCTTCACCCCTTCCAGAGTCAGTGACCCAGGTTTTACAGTCGGTAACTCCTGCTTTGTCACCCGTTAGCATAAATATTAAGGAAGAAATTAAAGATGATGGCTATCCAGACACAGATAGTGAACAAGAAATTAACAGCATTCTTCCACCCACAATTGAACCAGAATCCCCCCAAGACAAGCTCATTGAAAACTCTGCTGATGACCAGGAAAGTGCAGAAAATTCTCCGCCTTCAGTACAGGAGGAGAAGCCTGAAGTAGCATTCACCAAAAGCTTTCTGTGCAACGTCTGTGAAATTCCTTTCCTTTCCATCAAGGATCTTACTCAGCATTTGTTGATTCATGCCGAAGAATGGCCCTTCAAATGTGAATTTTGTGTGCAGCTTTTTAAAGAGGCCAGTGCACTGTCTGAGCACCGGTCATCTTTACATGGGGTGGGCAAGATTTTCGTATGCTCAATCTGTAAAAAGGAGTTTGCGTTTCTTTGCAATTTACAGCATCATCAGCGTGACTTGCATCCTGACCAGCAGTGCACACATATAGAGCTAGAAAATGGAATGCTGAGGCCTCAAAATTTCACAGATCCAGACAAAGCCATCAGCTGTCCAAGCCAGTCTCTAGGAGAAAGTTCTGCATTGCCACCTCAGGAAGGGGAGGAAGACGATGATGATTCTAATGACTTAACAGAGGAACTGTATACTACAATAAAGGTAATGGCATCCGGGATAAAGCCGAAAGGCCCGGATGTCCGTATGGGTCTCAATCAGCGCTACCCTAGCTTTAAGCCACCTCCATTTCAATATCACAACCGTAACTCTGCCAATGCAGTGTCATCAGCTGTAAATTTTACCACACACAATATCCCTCAGACCTTTAGCACAGCCATACACTGTACAAAATGTGGCAAGAGCTTTGATAACATGCCATCACTTCATAAGCATATCCTGGCTTGTGCATCTGCCAGCGATAAGAAACGCTACACCCCAAAGAAGAACGCAATCCCGCTGAAAAAGAAAGTGTGGAAGAAAAATGGGGCGATTGCTGCAGAGCCAGTCAGGCAGAACACAATCCGGAGGATGGGGCAGCCAAAGCGGCTTAATTTTGAAACTGAGACAAAGCCAAAAGTGACTATGAATAAGATCAAAATGAACACTCTGAAAAGTAAAAAGAACAAATTGGTGCAGAAGGCAATCTCGCAGAAGAACCGATCATCTGCCAAAGAGAAGGCCATATTGAAAAGCAGGAGCTCAGAAAGCCACAATTGTCCTTACTGTGAGAAAGAATTCACTTACTTAGGCAGCCTGAACAAACACGTTACGTACAGTTGCCCCAAGAAACCAGCATCTCCTCCTGCAAAAGGGTCCAGCTCTCACTCTCCTGCCAgcagtgagaagggaggtggccaaCGCAGGAGGACGGCAGACACTGAAATCAAGCTACAAAGTACACCCGTTCTTTTGGGAAAAAGGAGAGGAAGAATGTTGGGACCCTTGCAAGCTGAGTCTGTTTCTTCAGCATTACGGTTGCAGCAGCGAATGAGATCAGTACCACCAGTAAAATCAAAGAAGCCGAGCACATCACCTATTGTCTCCAGAAATACAAGTCCAGTAAGATCAGCGAAAGTGTCAACAGCAGAGGGAAAGAGGCTAAAATCCGATCCCAGGCAAAGGTCTTCTGGCTTGAATTCGCCACGGCTGTATCTTCGAATGAAGAATAAGAAGGTTGTTTGGCAGAGAAAAACAAATGTAATGAAGCAAAAAAGATCAGAAAGGTACATGGGGAAAACAAAGGAAACCCGTGCAGGTGCTGTTACACGAAGTGGAGCTCCTGCGGTCACTGATAGCAACGATAGCGAGTTGGAAGATGACCAGGAGAACCAGGGATCATCTTCAGAGGATCTTCAG GAAGATAAGATGGCCACGACAGGGAACAGCTGTTAA
- the LOC119979752 gene encoding PR domain zinc finger protein 2-like isoform X5 → MEEGVQMSAPKIEMLADVPQRVLKGLPQEVTLQPSAVDEKRLGVWATKSIQKGRKYGPFYGERKKKSQVKNNVYMWEPIQPGEELLVWYNGEDNPDIAAALEEERSNNLNKRSSPRGRKGRKKARRQKFGSEEGFKQRETKAASNIVATLERENREGSEKDEPCAIPAHLPEQKVVVHRIVTQKALPQPKNPQMSLEAETMPEESSSIESLPRKKISVKSLKQKTKGDQNGMGDIEETHMFPCKNCERRFTTKQGLERHQHIHISTEGFTFKCRYCGKAFGTHINMRRHERRHEAGPKKKPTLKMHIAGQHQKDDFDKEAIDISVNSSTLLENPIALENYKKTESMATAPNLESSLVKSCESKIQHPCKLCKKTFGSYTNLRRHQRRIHERHLLAKGIRMRRKGSAEEQDLSSDQIRVSAGLHIASTETEDEEDEEDEETDDCQAFIMDVSSNISENLNFYIDGKIESNNTTSNCEVIEVDTACTNPYGLPSVLYPVTDESPQNLKITAQVPVTRTLLKETTDSDLKGPKRRRTTSPLPFPKTKTELGVEAVSPVVSSFCGLSLPSQITNSLSGHQEKNILSSKLKQLLQIQENNSPRSALFPDGSVGPSTSTTMGFSRFKRRTSSPPNSPQHSPALSSTGKDTDFIRLWGESLPGLKAPKIESQSSSPAWSLSSRDETLSPMSLEMCKITASKEYAPSRPPCAHQPLDLSSGIKLQPDVKMELEGPGVAILDLSLHKKLCSDNEVKEEMGAVGTPASCSSKKKKPTTSMLEKVLMNEYNGTDLTIVNKQDSECSPQPHLEVEAPPHPDTTPTLVTTPAPSPPPPILSVPSPLPESVTQVLQSVTPALSPVSINIKEEIKDDGYPDTDSEQEINSILPPTIEPESPQDKLIENSADDQESAENSPPSVQEEKPEVAFTKSFLCNVCEIPFLSIKDLTQHLLIHAEEWPFKCEFCVQLFKEASALSEHRSSLHGVGKIFVCSICKKEFAFLCNLQHHQRDLHPDQQCTHIELENGMLRPQNFTDPDKAISCPSQSLGESSALPPQEGEEDDDDSNDLTEELYTTIKVMASGIKPKGPDVRMGLNQRYPSFKPPPFQYHNRNSANAVSSAVNFTTHNIPQTFSTAIHCTKCGKSFDNMPSLHKHILACASASDKKRYTPKKNAIPLKKKVWKKNGAIAAEPVRQNTIRRMGQPKRLNFETETKPKVTMNKIKMNTLKSKKNKLVQKAISQKNRSSAKEKAILKSRSSESHNCPYCEKEFTYLGSLNKHVTYSCPKKPASPPAKGSSSHSPASSEKGGGQRRRTADTEIKLQSTPVLLGKRRGRMLGPLQAESVSSALRLQQRMRSVPPVKSKKPSTSPIVSRNTSPVRSAKVSTAEGKRLKSDPRQRSSGLNSPRLYLRMKNKKVVWQRKTNVMKQKRSERYMGKTKETRAGAVTRSGAPAVTDSNDSELEDDQENQGSSSEDLQEDKMATTGNSC, encoded by the exons GAAGGAAGAAAGCTCGACGACAGAAATTCGGAAGTGAGGAAGGATTCAAACAAAGAGAAACCAAAGCTGCTTCAAATATTGTAGCAAcactggagagagaaaacagagagg GTTCTGAGAAGGATGAACCTTGTGCCATACCAGCCCATTTGCCAGAACAGAAAGTAGTGGTACATCGAATAGTTACACAGAAGGCTCTGCCCCAGCCGAAGAATCCACAAATGTCTCTTGAGGCAGAAACAATGCCTGAAGAAAGCAGTTCTATTGAGAGTCTGCCCAGAAAGAAAATTTCTGTTAAATCCCTGAAGCAGAAAACAAAAGGAGATCAGAATGGAATGGGAGACATTGAAGAAACGCACATGTTTCCCTGTAAAAATTGTGAGCGCAGGTTTACCACAAAGCAGGGTCTGGAACGTCACCAGCACATCCACATATCCACAGAAGGATTCACTTTCAAATGCAGGTATTGTGGTAAAGCCTTTGGCACCCATATCAACATGAGGCGCCACGAACGACGCCATGAGGCTGGACCTAAGAAAAAGCCCACCTTGAAAATGCACATAGCTGGACAGCACCAAAAGGATGATTTTGATAAAGAAGCAATTGACATCAGTGTTAATTCTTCAACTCTACTAGAAAATCCTATAGCTCTAGAAAATTATAAGAAAACCGAATCCATGGCAACAGCCCCAAACCTAGAAAGTTCTCTCGTAAAGAGCTGCGAATCAAAAATCCAGCACCCATGCAAACTGTGCAAAAAAACCTTTGGTTCATACACAAACTTACGTCGGCACCAGCGCCGTATCCATGAACGTCACCTCTTGGCTAAGGGCATTAGAATGAGACGGAAGGGCTCTGCAGAGGAACAGGATCTATCTTCTGATCAAATCCGGGTTTCTGCTGGGCTTCACATTGCAAGCACAGAAACTGAAGATGAAGAGGATGAGGAGGACGAAGAGACTGATGACTGCCAAGCATTCATCATGGATGTTTCCAGTAACATCTCTGAAAACTTGAACTTCTATATTGATGGCAAAATTGAGTCAAACAACACCACCAGCAATTGTGAGGTGATTGAGGTTGACACTGCTTGCACAAATCCATATGGATTGCCTTCAGTGCTGTATCCAGTGACTGATGAATCTCCTCAGAACcttaaaattacagcacaagttCCAGTAACTCGCACCCTACTAAAGGAAACAACAGACAGTGATTTGAAAGGCCCTAAAAGGAGGCGAACCACCAGTCCTCTGCCATTTCCGAAGACGAAAACTGAGCTAGGTGTCGAAGCTGTATCACCAGTTGTCTCCTCATTTTGTGGTCTGTCTCTTCCTAGTCAGATCACTAACAGTTTAAGTGGACATCAGGAGAAAAATATCTTATCCTCAAAGCTTAAGCAGCTTCTACAAATACAGGAAAATAATTCACCCAGGTCAGCTTTATTTCCAGATGGCTCAGTTGGTCCTTCAACGTCAACAACAATGGGATTTAGCCGATTCAAGAGGAGAACCAGTTCACCACCGAATTCTCCACAGCATAGTCCCGCATTGAGCAGCACAGGAAAAGACACTGACTTCATACGTCTATGGGGTGAAAGTTTACCTGGACTAAAAGCACCAAAAATTGAAAGTCAGAGTAGTTCACCTGCCTGGAGTCTCTCCAGCCGAGATGAAACACTCAGCCCAATGAGCCTTGAAATGTGCAAAATAACAGCTTCCAAGGAATACGCACCAAGCCGGCCTCCATGTGCCCACCAGCCTCTGGACCTATCCAGTGGTATCAAACTACAACCTGATGTAAAAATGGAACTGGAAGGGCCTGGGGTAGCCATCTTAGACTTGAGTTTGCATAAGAAGTTGTGCAGTGACAATGAAGTCAAAGAGGAAATGGGGGCAGTTGGTACTCCAGCCTCATGCAGTAGTAAAAAGaaaaaacccacaacctctatgtTAGAGAAGGTACTTATGAATGAATACAATGGCACAGATCTAACGATAGTTAATAAACAAGATTCAGAATGCAGTCCCCAGCCACATCTAGAAGTGGAGGCACCACCTCATCCTGACACAACCCCAACTCTGGTAACAACCCCTgctccttctcccccacctcccatcctCTCTGTACCTTCACCCCTTCCAGAGTCAGTGACCCAGGTTTTACAGTCGGTAACTCCTGCTTTGTCACCCGTTAGCATAAATATTAAGGAAGAAATTAAAGATGATGGCTATCCAGACACAGATAGTGAACAAGAAATTAACAGCATTCTTCCACCCACAATTGAACCAGAATCCCCCCAAGACAAGCTCATTGAAAACTCTGCTGATGACCAGGAAAGTGCAGAAAATTCTCCGCCTTCAGTACAGGAGGAGAAGCCTGAAGTAGCATTCACCAAAAGCTTTCTGTGCAACGTCTGTGAAATTCCTTTCCTTTCCATCAAGGATCTTACTCAGCATTTGTTGATTCATGCCGAAGAATGGCCCTTCAAATGTGAATTTTGTGTGCAGCTTTTTAAAGAGGCCAGTGCACTGTCTGAGCACCGGTCATCTTTACATGGGGTGGGCAAGATTTTCGTATGCTCAATCTGTAAAAAGGAGTTTGCGTTTCTTTGCAATTTACAGCATCATCAGCGTGACTTGCATCCTGACCAGCAGTGCACACATATAGAGCTAGAAAATGGAATGCTGAGGCCTCAAAATTTCACAGATCCAGACAAAGCCATCAGCTGTCCAAGCCAGTCTCTAGGAGAAAGTTCTGCATTGCCACCTCAGGAAGGGGAGGAAGACGATGATGATTCTAATGACTTAACAGAGGAACTGTATACTACAATAAAGGTAATGGCATCCGGGATAAAGCCGAAAGGCCCGGATGTCCGTATGGGTCTCAATCAGCGCTACCCTAGCTTTAAGCCACCTCCATTTCAATATCACAACCGTAACTCTGCCAATGCAGTGTCATCAGCTGTAAATTTTACCACACACAATATCCCTCAGACCTTTAGCACAGCCATACACTGTACAAAATGTGGCAAGAGCTTTGATAACATGCCATCACTTCATAAGCATATCCTGGCTTGTGCATCTGCCAGCGATAAGAAACGCTACACCCCAAAGAAGAACGCAATCCCGCTGAAAAAGAAAGTGTGGAAGAAAAATGGGGCGATTGCTGCAGAGCCAGTCAGGCAGAACACAATCCGGAGGATGGGGCAGCCAAAGCGGCTTAATTTTGAAACTGAGACAAAGCCAAAAGTGACTATGAATAAGATCAAAATGAACACTCTGAAAAGTAAAAAGAACAAATTGGTGCAGAAGGCAATCTCGCAGAAGAACCGATCATCTGCCAAAGAGAAGGCCATATTGAAAAGCAGGAGCTCAGAAAGCCACAATTGTCCTTACTGTGAGAAAGAATTCACTTACTTAGGCAGCCTGAACAAACACGTTACGTACAGTTGCCCCAAGAAACCAGCATCTCCTCCTGCAAAAGGGTCCAGCTCTCACTCTCCTGCCAgcagtgagaagggaggtggccaaCGCAGGAGGACGGCAGACACTGAAATCAAGCTACAAAGTACACCCGTTCTTTTGGGAAAAAGGAGAGGAAGAATGTTGGGACCCTTGCAAGCTGAGTCTGTTTCTTCAGCATTACGGTTGCAGCAGCGAATGAGATCAGTACCACCAGTAAAATCAAAGAAGCCGAGCACATCACCTATTGTCTCCAGAAATACAAGTCCAGTAAGATCAGCGAAAGTGTCAACAGCAGAGGGAAAGAGGCTAAAATCCGATCCCAGGCAAAGGTCTTCTGGCTTGAATTCGCCACGGCTGTATCTTCGAATGAAGAATAAGAAGGTTGTTTGGCAGAGAAAAACAAATGTAATGAAGCAAAAAAGATCAGAAAGGTACATGGGGAAAACAAAGGAAACCCGTGCAGGTGCTGTTACACGAAGTGGAGCTCCTGCGGTCACTGATAGCAACGATAGCGAGTTGGAAGATGACCAGGAGAACCAGGGATCATCTTCAGAGGATCTTCAG GAAGATAAGATGGCCACGACAGGGAACAGCTGTTAA